A genomic segment from Alistipes senegalensis JC50 encodes:
- a CDS encoding Fic family protein, whose product MDDKLQQIDTLLGELNQYRANENYRITEALEIEYTYDSNRIEGNTLTLHETDMVVNKGITIAGKGLREHLEAINHKEAIDFIKDIAQKKEPISERVLLDIHAIVLHSIDKDNAGKYRRVPVIISGSKHIPPQPYLLQPKMDELFQWYEANKDSMHPVVLAAQMHEKLVSVHPFIDGNGRTARLLMNLILMQHGYPIANIKGDNETRRRYYETLEEASSGDNSAFVEFIEDVVIQSLTYYLKIIRG is encoded by the coding sequence ATGGATGACAAGTTGCAACAGATCGACACCCTTTTAGGTGAACTGAATCAATACAGGGCTAATGAGAATTACCGCATCACAGAGGCTCTGGAGATTGAGTATACCTATGACAGCAACCGCATTGAGGGAAATACCCTGACCCTCCATGAAACGGATATGGTGGTCAACAAAGGTATTACCATTGCAGGCAAAGGACTGAGGGAGCATTTGGAAGCTATCAACCATAAAGAGGCCATTGATTTTATCAAGGACATAGCCCAAAAGAAAGAGCCGATCTCGGAACGTGTGCTGTTGGATATTCATGCCATTGTCCTGCACAGCATAGATAAGGACAATGCCGGGAAATACCGCCGTGTACCTGTCATTATCAGCGGCAGCAAGCATATTCCTCCCCAGCCTTACCTGTTACAGCCCAAAATGGATGAGTTGTTTCAATGGTACGAGGCAAACAAGGATTCCATGCACCCGGTTGTATTGGCAGCTCAAATGCACGAGAAACTGGTGTCTGTCCATCCCTTTATTGATGGGAATGGCAGGACAGCCCGTCTGTTGATGAATCTGATATTGATGCAACATGGCTATCCTATTGCCAATATCAAAGGAGACAATGAGACGAGGCGACGCTACTATGAGACTTTGGAGGAAGCATCCTCGGGAGATAACTCGGCCTTTGTGGAGTTT
- a CDS encoding AAA family ATPase: MLHIRPSTRKQAKIKLALQGCAGSGKTYSALLLAYGMTSDWSKIAVIDSENGSADLYAHLGAYNVVSLGGDYSPENYIEAITLCENAGMEVIIVDSISQCWDYLLDFHAGLQGNSFANWAKVTPRQNAFVQKILQSAVHIICTMRTKQDYVLNEKNGKMVPEKVGLKAMQRDGMDYEFTVVLDIDLKHHVQASKDRTGLFMGRPEFTITPKVGQAILNWCNLNPQSNIIQPQTPQNYGNSAPTPSR; encoded by the coding sequence ATGTTACACATCCGCCCCTCTACAAGGAAACAGGCCAAGATCAAATTGGCTCTCCAAGGCTGTGCAGGTTCGGGCAAAACCTATTCAGCCCTCCTGTTAGCCTATGGCATGACCTCTGACTGGTCTAAAATTGCCGTCATAGATTCAGAAAATGGCTCTGCCGATCTCTATGCTCACCTCGGGGCCTATAATGTGGTCTCCCTCGGTGGTGATTATTCCCCGGAGAATTACATCGAGGCCATCACCTTATGTGAAAATGCAGGCATGGAGGTAATCATCGTGGATTCCATTTCCCAATGCTGGGACTACCTGCTGGATTTCCATGCAGGACTGCAAGGCAACTCCTTTGCAAACTGGGCCAAGGTCACACCCCGTCAGAATGCCTTTGTACAGAAAATCCTGCAATCTGCGGTGCATATCATCTGTACCATGCGCACCAAACAGGATTATGTGCTCAATGAAAAGAACGGCAAGATGGTCCCGGAGAAAGTGGGCCTTAAAGCCATGCAAAGGGATGGCATGGACTATGAATTTACCGTCGTTCTGGATATAGACCTCAAACACCATGTGCAGGCTTCCAAAGACAGAACAGGTCTGTTCATGGGCCGTCCCGAGTTTACCATCACTCCTAAAGTAGGCCAAGCCATCCTGAACTGGTGCAACCTCAATCCTCAATCAAACATCATTCAACCCCAAACCCCTCAAAACTATGGAAACAGCGCTCCGACTCCATCCCGTTAG
- a CDS encoding DUF3871 family protein, with protein sequence METALRLHPVRQEIIPLPAQHPINITQPLRTDKTTPFIEANTKEVSLRHLQSDCVVPVFSKDNEVTISHPAFVETVHEAAQQFFRGEAIDSPEIRVSHIIKGRIPEAIHKPVNQLLETDKTIYYERMMFCFEIPTIHEDIDGNPLKLTIGGVRAYNHENLYNKKSTEKFKVFVGFQNRVCCNMCVSTDGYKSEIKVMNTQALFQAVMELFQLYNPERHTRQMQTLVDSSMTEHQFAQFLGKSRLYQCLPQEDKKRLPQLLITDTQINLVARAYYQDEAFGVDAQSREISMWKVYNLLTGANKSSYIDNFLDRALNASQLAEGINKALYGECEYKWFVE encoded by the coding sequence ATGGAAACAGCGCTCCGACTCCATCCCGTTAGACAAGAGATCATTCCTCTGCCGGCACAGCATCCTATCAACATTACACAGCCGCTCAGGACGGATAAAACCACACCCTTTATAGAGGCCAATACCAAAGAGGTTTCACTCCGCCACCTGCAAAGTGATTGTGTAGTCCCGGTTTTCTCCAAAGATAATGAGGTAACCATTTCTCACCCTGCCTTTGTGGAGACAGTCCATGAGGCTGCCCAGCAGTTCTTCCGGGGAGAGGCCATCGACAGCCCCGAAATAAGGGTGAGCCATATCATCAAGGGCCGAATCCCCGAGGCCATCCACAAACCCGTGAACCAGCTTTTGGAGACAGACAAGACCATCTACTATGAGCGAATGATGTTCTGCTTTGAAATCCCCACTATCCACGAGGACATCGACGGAAATCCCTTAAAGCTGACCATAGGAGGAGTAAGGGCCTACAACCATGAAAACCTCTACAACAAGAAATCCACGGAGAAATTCAAGGTCTTTGTAGGTTTTCAGAATAGGGTCTGCTGTAACATGTGTGTAAGTACGGACGGCTACAAGAGTGAGATCAAGGTAATGAATACACAGGCCCTCTTTCAGGCTGTCATGGAGCTGTTTCAGCTCTATAATCCCGAGAGACACACAAGGCAGATGCAAACCCTCGTGGACTCTTCCATGACAGAACATCAGTTCGCTCAGTTCTTGGGAAAGTCGAGGCTTTATCAATGCCTGCCCCAGGAGGATAAAAAGAGACTGCCCCAACTGCTGATAACCGACACCCAAATCAATCTGGTGGCAAGGGCTTACTACCAAGACGAGGCTTTCGGGGTGGATGCACAGAGCCGAGAGATTTCCATGTGGAAGGTCTACAACCTCCTGACAGGGGCCAACAAGTCCTCCTACATCGACAATTTTCTGGACAGGGCTCTCAATGCCTCGCAACTTGCTGAGGGTATCAACAAGGCTCTTTATGGAGAGTGCGAGTACAAGTGGTTTGTGGAGTAA